A window of Methylocaldum szegediense genomic DNA:
AGGTCCAAGAGATCGAGACAGAAGATGTGGCCCGATTCCACCAGGCGGCCGGTTCTATGGCACTGGTACATCGCCGGCAACAACTTGCGCGTGACGAGATCACCGGCGCCGCCGAAAAAAACCAGGTTGAACGATTTGGGAAATGGGAGCTGACTCACCGATGAATCCTCTTGATAAAGATCGTGCCGATTCTGGCTCGGCCGAGCTCGTAATTTATGGAACCCGTACTCGGAAAACTCGGATGAAAAAACCTTGCAATACTACTCGCCGCCCGTTTGACTGTCCAGCAGGCCTCAGGGCCGGAGACCGTATTTTCTTGACACGGTTTTGCGGCTTGGATTAAATGTGGCCCCCATGCCCTTTTGCGGGGCACGGCCTTGCCCATCACCGAGGCAACCCAACAGGACCGCTGCTTCAGCCGAATCATATGTCTCTACACCCCACGTTGCTCACCGTTACCGAGCGCATCCGCGCTCGCAGCCAAACCAAGCGTCAGGCCTATCTCGAGCGCATGCGACGCGCCCGCCAAGAGGGCGCAGAGCGCACCCGAATCGGATGCACCAATGTGGCGCATGCCTACGCGGCAATGCCGGCGCATGACAAACTGGTCTTGAAGGCCGCCTCGGCTCCGAATATCGGCATCGTGTCGGCGTACAACGACATGCTGTCCGCACATCACCCGTACGAGCAATACCCCGCCATCATCAAGTCCGAAGCTCGCGCCTCGGGAGCGACCGCACAAGTCGCGGGCGGCGTCCCGGCCATGTGCGATGGGGTAACGCAGGGTCAAAGCGGAATGGAACTCTCTCTGTTCTCGCGCGACGTGATCGCGATGGCCACCGCGATTGCCCTTTCACATCGCGTGTTCGACGCCAACCTGTTCCTGGGCATCTGCGACAAGATCGTTCCGGGGCTTTTGATGGGCGCGCTGCGTTTCGGGCATCTGCCCGCCATTTTCGTGCCCGCCGGCCCCATGGCGTCCGGGATACCGAACGCTGAGAAAGCCAAAGTGAGGCAGTTGTTCGCCGAAGGCAAAGTGGGCCGCGAAGCCCTGCTCGAATCCGAAATGGCGTCGTATCACAGTGCCGGAACTTGCACCTTCTACGGCACCGCCAACAGCAACCAGATGCTGATGGAAATCATGGGCCTGCAACTGCCCGGATCCTCTTTCGTGAGCCCCGGCACCGAACTTCGCGAAGCCTTGACCCGCGCTGCCACTCGTCAGGCGATTCGCCTCGCCGAGGACAAATCCTCTCCTAGACTCTGCGACATCGTAGACGAACGCACCATCGTCAACGGCATTGTCGGTTTGCTCGCGACGGGCGGTTCGACCAACCACACGATTCACCTGATCGCGATCGCACGGGCTGCGGGAATTGAAATTAACTGGGACGACTTCAACGATCTGTCGGCGGTCGTTCCCCTGTTGGCCCGCGTGTACCCCAACGGCAAAGCGGACGTCAATCATTTCCACGCCGCGGGGGGCATGGGTTTCCTGATTCGCGAACTGCTGGATGCGGGGCTTCTGCATGAGGATGTCAAAACGATCCTAGGAGAGGGACTGCGCCGCTGGACGGAAGAACCTTGGCTGGACAACGGCCAACTGGCATTTCGCCCGGCCAGCGAAAAGAGCCTGGACACCACGGTACTGGCGCCGGTGAGCGAACCCTTCAGCCCGGACGGCGGGCTACGCCTGGTCACCGGAAATCTGGGCCGGGGCGTCATCAAGGTTTCTGCGGTCGCACCGGAAAACCGGGTGGTACGCGCCCCCGCCATCGTATTCGACGACCAGGAAGACTTGATCGCGGCTTTCAAACGGGGAGAACTGGAGCGGGATTTCGTTGCCGTCGTCCGCTTCCAAGGCCCCCGCGCGAACGGCATGCCGGAGCTCCATCAGCTCACCCCTTCGCTCGCGGTCCTGCAGGAACGCGGCTTCAAGGTCGCCCTCGTCACGGACGGGCGTATGTCCGGCGCGTCAGGCAAAGTCCCGGCCGCGATTCACGTGTCGCCCGAGTGTGTAATGGGAGGGCCGCTTGCCAAAGTACGTGACGGTGACATGCTGCTGCTCGATGCCGTCGAAGGCCGCCTTCAAGCCGAAGTCCCGGCCGCCGAATGGGACAGCCGCGAAGTCGCGACCGCCGACCTTTCCCGCAACCAGTTCGGCTGCGGAAGGGAGCTGTTTACCGGACTGCGGCAACTCGCCGACACGGCGGAACGGGGCGGAATAACCTTCCAGTTCGATGATTAAGAGCCCCGGAACCAGCCTTCGTTTTTGAAACCGATCTTGAGAGCCTTGTTATGAACCTTGACCAGATTATTGCCGCCACCAGCGTCATGCCCGTGATGGTAGTTGAACGAGTGGAAGATGCGGTACCTTTGGCCCGTGCCCTGGTAGACGGCGGCATTCGCGTATTGGAGATCACTTTGCGCACCGCCGCCGGATTGGATGCCGTGCGGGCGATCAAGCAGGAAATTCCGGACGCCATCGTCGGCGTCGGCACCATCGCAACACCGGCCCAACTCGATGCGGCGATTTCCGCGGGTGCGCAGTTCGGCGTTTCTCCGGGCACGACGCCCTCCCTACTCAAGGCCATCGTCGACAGCAAACTGCCGTTTTTTCCCGGCGTCGCTACCATGTCGGAAGTGATGCAGGTACTGGAAGCGGGGCTTGATGTCATGAAGTTCTTCCCGGCCGTGGCGGCTGGCGGAGTCAAGATGCTCGATTCTTTCAGAGGTCCGTTCCCGAATGTCCGATTCTGTCCGACCGGCGGGATCAATGCGCAAAACGCGCCGGATTTCTTCAAACTCCCCAATGTCGTCGCCGTGGGCGGCTCCTGGCTTACCCCCAAGGATTTGATCGCTAGCGGTAACTGGACCGAAATCACCCGACTGGCCCGCGAAGCGGCGGCACTCAAACCGTAATTCCGTCGTCGCCGCAATTCCTCGCCCATCCGGGTTCCACCGGCTGTTTTTTGCTTCTGCGGTTCGCAAGCAGAATGCGTTGACCAGATAGAGCCCTGGAGTTTCCGAAAACAGAGACACGTGTTGCCTAAAAGCGGGAGAATGGAATCAACCGCTCTCCCGCAGTGCTTACGAGGGCCGAGCGCATGATTCGCATCGGCGCCTTCAATCAGAGCTAATTTATGCTCTGCGTCACAGCCTGGCTAACCGGCTGCGTAACAGGCCCGAAAAGGCCGAAGAGGCTTCCGTTGAAGCCGACGACCGAGGGTGTGGCTAAGTTAACGCAAATGTTCACGGTATTTAGAACGCCGAAGCAGGCGCCACCCTCGACGGCCGCGAGTTGCTGCTCGCTCATGGGGGTCACGTTAGACACCTTCCCCAAGGCCCGAAAGTCGTTGTCCGCGAAAGCAGAACCCGCAACCATCATCGAAGACAACACCGCAGCCAATGCATACGATTTCATAAACGAACTCCTTGTCTTACCAATTCGACGCTTTCCTTGCGGCTGCGCCCTGATTTTCGAAACCATGGCACAAGATCACTTTGTTTAATAGTCGAATGCCATTCAGCGAAAAGCGGGGGAGCGATACCCCGTTCCCCCGCCCGGTTGCCTGGCCCGAGTGATTCTTACACCCAGGCGATCGACGTGTGGTTAATTCAGGCTCTGCGTAGTGACTTGTGCAATGGTCTGGCTGGTTGCGCCAAGAAGACCAAGAAGGCTTACATTGAACCCAACGACCGTAGGTACGGCCAGGTTCGCACATAAATTCGCGGCACTTAGAATACCGTTACAGGCCCCGCCCTCGACGGCTGCGAGTTGCTGCTCGCTCATAGGGGTCACGTTAGACACCTTCCCCAAGGCCCGAAAGTCGTTGTCCGCGAAAGCAGAACCCGCAACCATCATCGAAGACAACACCGCAGCCAATGCATACGATTTCATAAACGAACTCCTTGTCTTGCATATCCAACTAGTTTCCTTACGGTCGCACTTTGTCCTTGCGCGTGTGCGACGCAAGATCACAGATGCCAAACTCCTTTTGGCCCGGGTCGTGTCCTTACGACCAACCATCACGTTGCAGTTCCTATGCCACCGTTGATCTTTCGTGCCGTCTCTGATCTATCCAATTGTTTCGCCGTTAATTTTTGTTTCCTTATACAAGGCAGTCGGACTTGCCGCCAAATTTTCAGCTCCCGCGCGGCTATTGCCTCCTCCAAAAATGTACGTACTTGAAAAAAGTGAACCGAAATATTTTCCGGCCATCTGATCAATACCTTTCGCGCACGACGGAAAACCGGTAGCCCGAGTGAAACATGATTGCTTCAAACGCGTTAATCTTGGGCATTATTTTGAACGATTCTGCACAGGCTGTTACCGTTGTGTCATAACCCAGTGACCCGGCTTGGACGTGGGCGTCGATCATCGTGCCGCTGGTATATCGAAAAAGGTATCGAACCGTCTCAGATCGGTAACCTTATGGACAGAATTCACGGTAATTGTTACCGCTCCATTCCAGCCATACCCGGTGCGACGGACACGATCCAACTTTTAACTTTTTGTTATTGTCTTTGATTGGGTAGACGAAGAGTCACTATACGTTATTGAAAAAAAGACGCTTTTTCTAGGTCGGATTGGTTTAATTTTTTGAAACAGAGGCATTCGGCGGACCTGCGTCGACCCAACCTAGGGCCATGGGCGAGATTAATCTAGCGCGGCGGCAAACCGCGTGAACCAAGGGCCGAGGCCCATCTCAGTAGGCCTTTCGGCCTGAGCGATGCCGAAGGGTTTTGTGGCGTACCGGAATTGGCTTTCAGCGTGCACTGACCTTGGCGGCGACACGAAAATCCACGAAGGACTTCCAGGGTCTTTCGGATTATCGGAAGCCGGCACTAACGTGATCCTGCGTCGATCTGAATAGGGCTTAGAATCGCCGCAAAGGCGTCTTGAAACATTTCGCGCTGCTCGCACAGGCCCGGATGACCCGTCGTTTTCAGGCGTATCTGCGATGGAAGACACATGGCAAGCGACGCTCTTTCCGTTCTGCGAAGTAAAAAAACCGCCAGAAAGGCGGTTTTGCGATATTTCCCTAAGATCTGAGGACACCTTGCCGACACCGGCTGCGTCAAGCCGGAACTTGGCAAGTAACGGGGTTATTTCTGAATCTTTATGTCGTGCTTTTTCATCAACCGATAAAGCGTGACATGCGATACACCAACGATTTGGGCCGCTGCCACCACGCTGTCCCCGGCTTGTGCCAAGGCCTGGTTGATCAACTCCTTTTCCGCCTGATCCTTGGCCGCTTTCAGGCTCAAGGTAAAAGGCTGCGGCGAATATTCCTCCAGGCCCAGGTCCGCTGGCGTGATATAAGCGTCTTCGCACATGACGAGCGCGCGCTCGACCCGGTTTTTAAGCTCGCGAACATTTCCCGGCCACGTGTAGTGGCGCATGGCCTTCAAGGCGCGGCGGCTGAACTGCCTGGCTTTGCAAGCGTTTTCCTTCTTAAAGTTATTGAGAAAGTATTCCGCCAGCAATTCGATGTCGTATCCCCGCTCCCGCAAAGGCGGCATGACCACTCTCAGGACATTGAGCCGATAATAAAGGTCCTCTCGGAAATGACCCTTACGCACAGCGTCTTCAAGATCGACATGTGTCGCCGAAATGATTCGGACATCGACTGCAATTTCTTCGTGGCCGCCGACTCGATATA
This region includes:
- a CDS encoding bifunctional 4-hydroxy-2-oxoglutarate aldolase/2-dehydro-3-deoxy-phosphogluconate aldolase, which gives rise to MNLDQIIAATSVMPVMVVERVEDAVPLARALVDGGIRVLEITLRTAAGLDAVRAIKQEIPDAIVGVGTIATPAQLDAAISAGAQFGVSPGTTPSLLKAIVDSKLPFFPGVATMSEVMQVLEAGLDVMKFFPAVAAGGVKMLDSFRGPFPNVRFCPTGGINAQNAPDFFKLPNVVAVGGSWLTPKDLIASGNWTEITRLAREAAALKP
- the edd gene encoding phosphogluconate dehydratase gives rise to the protein MSLHPTLLTVTERIRARSQTKRQAYLERMRRARQEGAERTRIGCTNVAHAYAAMPAHDKLVLKAASAPNIGIVSAYNDMLSAHHPYEQYPAIIKSEARASGATAQVAGGVPAMCDGVTQGQSGMELSLFSRDVIAMATAIALSHRVFDANLFLGICDKIVPGLLMGALRFGHLPAIFVPAGPMASGIPNAEKAKVRQLFAEGKVGREALLESEMASYHSAGTCTFYGTANSNQMLMEIMGLQLPGSSFVSPGTELREALTRAATRQAIRLAEDKSSPRLCDIVDERTIVNGIVGLLATGGSTNHTIHLIAIARAAGIEINWDDFNDLSAVVPLLARVYPNGKADVNHFHAAGGMGFLIRELLDAGLLHEDVKTILGEGLRRWTEEPWLDNGQLAFRPASEKSLDTTVLAPVSEPFSPDGGLRLVTGNLGRGVIKVSAVAPENRVVRAPAIVFDDQEDLIAAFKRGELERDFVAVVRFQGPRANGMPELHQLTPSLAVLQERGFKVALVTDGRMSGASGKVPAAIHVSPECVMGGPLAKVRDGDMLLLDAVEGRLQAEVPAAEWDSREVATADLSRNQFGCGRELFTGLRQLADTAERGGITFQFDD